In Halopseudomonas xinjiangensis, a single genomic region encodes these proteins:
- a CDS encoding cytochrome c oxidase assembly protein, which produces MSEGLGNKRLVSKLLLLVVGMFGFGFLLVPIYDVMCQAFGINGKTDKAAYVGEAAAVDTSRTLRVQFVATNAEGMQWSFGPVAEELSLHPGETREILFVAHNPTDKPMVAQAIPSVAPSKAAAYFHKTECFCFTQQVLQPGERIEMPVRFIVDPELPGEIRRLTLSYTLFDVTERMAGSLDLAAAPIN; this is translated from the coding sequence ATGAGCGAAGGCCTGGGCAACAAGCGGCTGGTAAGCAAGTTACTGTTGCTGGTGGTCGGCATGTTCGGCTTCGGCTTTCTGCTGGTGCCGATCTACGATGTGATGTGCCAGGCCTTCGGCATCAATGGCAAGACCGACAAGGCCGCCTACGTCGGCGAGGCGGCCGCGGTCGATACCTCCCGGACCTTGCGCGTGCAGTTTGTCGCGACCAATGCAGAAGGCATGCAGTGGAGCTTTGGTCCGGTGGCCGAAGAGCTATCGCTACACCCCGGCGAAACCCGGGAAATTCTCTTCGTGGCGCATAACCCCACGGACAAACCGATGGTGGCTCAGGCGATTCCCAGTGTGGCTCCATCCAAGGCCGCAGCCTACTTCCACAAGACCGAATGCTTCTGCTTCACCCAGCAGGTACTGCAGCCGGGCGAGCGCATCGAAATGCCGGTGCGCTTCATCGTCGATCCCGAACTGCCCGGGGAGATTCGCCGGCTGACACTGTCCTACACATTATTCGATGTGACCGAGCGCATGGCAGGCAGCCTGGACCTGGCTGCCGCGCCCATCAACTGA
- a CDS encoding cytochrome c oxidase subunit 3 — protein MASHDTQHEVYYVPAQSKWPIVGSIGLLVTVLGAGTLMNNLSSGGEAGAARWVLMAGLAIIAYMFFGWFSNVISESRQGLYSAQMDRSFRMGMGWFIFSEVMFFAAFFGALFYIRVLVGPWLAGEGERGYSNMLWPGFEFSWPLLQNPDPATFPGPRETISPWQLPLINTIILISSSVTVTLAHHALRAGKRAALRNWLLLTVVLAVIFLTLQIMEYVHAYNDLGLTLNSGIYGATFFMLTGFHGAHVFMGTLILTVILLRVIKGHFTPDNHFGFEAAAWYWHFVDVVWVGLFIFVYVV, from the coding sequence ATGGCGAGTCACGATACGCAACACGAGGTGTATTACGTACCGGCGCAAAGCAAGTGGCCTATCGTCGGCTCCATCGGCCTGTTGGTCACCGTGCTCGGTGCCGGCACGCTGATGAACAATCTGAGCAGCGGCGGCGAAGCCGGTGCTGCCCGCTGGGTTTTGATGGCTGGACTGGCGATCATTGCCTACATGTTCTTCGGTTGGTTCAGCAACGTCATCAGTGAAAGCCGACAAGGGCTGTATAGCGCGCAGATGGATCGCTCGTTCCGAATGGGCATGGGCTGGTTCATCTTTTCGGAAGTCATGTTCTTCGCCGCCTTCTTCGGCGCGCTGTTTTACATCCGGGTGCTAGTCGGTCCGTGGCTGGCCGGCGAAGGCGAACGCGGCTATTCAAACATGTTGTGGCCGGGCTTCGAATTCAGCTGGCCGCTGCTGCAGAACCCCGACCCGGCGACATTCCCCGGGCCGCGCGAAACCATCAGCCCCTGGCAGCTGCCCCTGATCAACACCATCATCCTGATCAGCTCCAGCGTCACCGTCACCCTGGCGCACCATGCGCTGCGTGCCGGCAAGCGCGCGGCGCTGCGCAACTGGCTGTTATTGACCGTGGTGTTGGCGGTGATCTTCCTGACGTTGCAGATCATGGAATACGTCCACGCCTACAATGACCTGGGGCTGACGCTCAACTCGGGTATCTACGGCGCAACCTTCTTCATGCTCACCGGCTTCCATGGCGCCCACGTGTTCATGGGCACCCTGATCCTGACGGTGATACTGCTGCGGGTAATCAAGGGGCACTTCACGCCCGACAATCACTTCGGTTTCGAGGCGGCGGCCTGGTATTGGCACTTCGTCGACGTGGTCTGGGTCGGACTGTTCATCTTCGTTTACGTGGTCTAA
- a CDS encoding TIGR03915 family putative DNA repair protein, protein MKVLDCDDDFDRWRVQARGLLLANVPPEQVCWEDAAARQLFGSTGDDIDPMPAAQDTSIRVPPDLLEDLRLAGCHRMPGRWNLLYRVLWRATHGEPQARLAGDPDGSELQRRIKAVRREAHHLHAFLRFHPCPANPSLDYIAVHQAAHDVLGWASEHFIGRLGRQRWMIVSSRDAVWFDGETLQYRRECPPEWRALADAVCSEDDALWQTYYSCIFNPARVNPTVMRGHMPSRFWSGLPEGKLIAGLVGDARLGARQVGQAGRVIARRGKRIEVPSKID, encoded by the coding sequence ATGAAGGTACTCGACTGCGACGACGACTTCGATCGCTGGCGTGTGCAGGCGCGCGGGCTGTTGCTGGCCAATGTACCGCCCGAACAGGTGTGCTGGGAGGACGCCGCGGCACGGCAGCTCTTCGGCAGTACAGGCGATGACATTGATCCGATGCCTGCAGCGCAGGACACGTCGATTCGCGTGCCGCCGGACTTGCTGGAGGATCTCAGGCTGGCCGGTTGCCACCGGATGCCGGGTCGCTGGAATCTACTCTACCGCGTCCTCTGGCGAGCCACGCATGGCGAACCCCAGGCGCGGCTCGCTGGTGATCCGGATGGCAGCGAACTGCAGCGGCGGATCAAGGCGGTCCGGCGCGAGGCCCACCATCTGCACGCTTTTCTGCGTTTTCATCCATGCCCGGCAAATCCCTCGCTGGACTACATCGCTGTGCACCAGGCCGCGCATGATGTGCTCGGCTGGGCCAGCGAGCATTTCATCGGTCGCCTCGGACGGCAGCGCTGGATGATCGTTTCATCGCGCGATGCGGTGTGGTTCGACGGTGAAACGCTGCAGTACCGGCGCGAGTGTCCGCCGGAATGGCGAGCGCTCGCCGATGCAGTGTGCAGCGAGGACGACGCGCTCTGGCAGACCTACTACAGCTGTATCTTCAATCCGGCTCGGGTCAATCCGACAGTCATGCGCGGACACATGCCCAGTCGCTTCTGGTCAGGCCTGCCAGAAGGCAAATTGATCGCTGGGCTGGTTGGTGACGCCAGGCTGGGTGCACGGCAGGTCGGGCAGGCCGGCCGAGTCATCGCCCGGCGCGGCAAGCGTATCGAAGTGCCGTCGAAAATCGACTAG
- a CDS encoding COX15/CtaA family protein has translation MHKPGYRFALLGLLLGFVVVVLGAYTRLTHAGLGCPDWPGCYGFLSVPRGDSALQAAQMRFPDSPVESFKAWAEMIHRYAAGTLGLVILGLALFSLRHRREDGYPVGLSFGLLVLVICQAAFGMWTVTLKLWPQVVTAHLLGGFATLSLLLLMCLRLHGGMHPLGGAGRASLRRIARVALAVVILQVALGGWTSSNYAALACTDLPTCHGEWWPDMNFAAGFDVFHEIGPNYLGGILDGAGRTAIHFAHRVGALITTLTVLFLARRLLRAGLPSLAGLVALALMVQVALGVTNVLAHLPLAVAVAHNAGGACLLLVMVAVNYRLRSPGKAAIFARPHPGSALASH, from the coding sequence ATGCACAAACCGGGATATCGATTCGCATTGCTGGGACTGCTGCTGGGCTTTGTGGTGGTGGTACTCGGTGCGTACACACGCCTTACTCACGCTGGCCTGGGATGCCCGGACTGGCCAGGCTGTTACGGCTTTCTCAGCGTACCGCGCGGCGATTCTGCGTTGCAGGCGGCGCAAATGCGCTTTCCCGATAGTCCTGTGGAATCGTTCAAGGCCTGGGCTGAAATGATCCATCGATACGCAGCCGGCACCCTGGGCCTGGTAATTCTCGGCCTGGCGCTGTTCAGCCTGCGTCACCGTCGCGAGGACGGCTACCCGGTAGGCCTGAGCTTCGGGTTGCTGGTTCTGGTGATCTGTCAGGCGGCGTTCGGCATGTGGACGGTCACGCTCAAGCTCTGGCCGCAGGTCGTCACCGCTCACCTGCTTGGTGGCTTCGCCACGCTAAGCCTGCTGCTGCTGATGTGCTTGCGGCTACATGGCGGAATGCACCCTCTCGGCGGAGCCGGCCGTGCTTCCCTGCGCAGGATTGCCCGCGTCGCGCTGGCGGTGGTCATCCTGCAGGTCGCGCTGGGCGGCTGGACCAGCAGTAATTATGCAGCGCTGGCCTGTACCGATCTGCCAACCTGTCACGGAGAGTGGTGGCCGGACATGAACTTCGCGGCCGGCTTCGATGTCTTCCACGAGATTGGACCCAACTACCTCGGCGGCATTCTTGACGGGGCGGGCCGGACAGCCATCCATTTCGCCCATCGGGTCGGCGCGCTGATCACCACCTTGACGGTGCTGTTTCTGGCCAGGCGTCTGCTACGCGCCGGCCTGCCGAGCCTCGCCGGGTTGGTCGCGCTGGCGCTGATGGTGCAGGTCGCCCTGGGCGTTACCAATGTGCTGGCGCATCTGCCGCTGGCGGTGGCGGTGGCGCACAACGCTGGCGGTGCCTGCCTGCTGCTGGTGATGGTCGCGGTGAACTACAGGCTTCGCTCGCCCGGCAAGGCGGCAATCTTCGCCAGACCGCACCCGGGCAGCGCGCTGGCCAGTCACTGA
- a CDS encoding twin transmembrane helix small protein → MWLKVTILLLLAALAISLFSGLFFLMKDTDNSGRLVNALSVRIILTVLVVALIVYGFWSGQLGWNTPWLHD, encoded by the coding sequence ATGTGGCTCAAGGTAACCATATTGCTGTTGTTGGCGGCGCTGGCGATCAGTCTCTTCAGCGGCCTGTTCTTCCTGATGAAGGATACCGACAACAGCGGCCGGCTGGTCAATGCACTGAGTGTCAGGATCATTCTCACGGTGCTGGTGGTAGCCCTGATCGTCTATGGCTTCTGGTCCGGCCAGCTAGGGTGGAACACGCCCTGGCTGCACGATTGA
- the coxB gene encoding cytochrome c oxidase subunit II: MLRQASAWPAGLSLLWLSSSACADWTVNMRRGMTEVSHSVFDLHMTIFWICVAIGVLVFGVMFWSIVMHRKSRGAVPAKFHENLSVEIAWTVIPLVILVGMAIPATRTLIEIYDAEEADVDIMITGYQWRWQYRYLGEDISFFSTMSTPRDAIGNTMQKGENYLLEVDEPMVIPAGQKVRFLITASDVIHSWWVPDLAVKKDAIPGFINEAWTRVDEPGIYRGQCTELCGRDHAFMPVVVEVKSEEDYATWLAEKKELAAREAELRDKEWTLEELVERGEGVYSNACASCHQPGGEGIPPMFPALKGSDIATTNIPAHIDIVVNGKPGTAMAAYGKQLSEVDIAAVITYERNAWGNDTGEMVTPLEILEFKEGQ, from the coding sequence ATGTTGCGACAAGCAAGCGCCTGGCCGGCAGGACTGTCTTTGCTTTGGCTAAGCAGCTCCGCCTGTGCCGATTGGACCGTGAACATGCGCAGGGGGATGACCGAGGTCAGCCACTCCGTATTCGACTTACACATGACCATCTTCTGGATATGCGTCGCCATCGGAGTACTGGTGTTCGGCGTGATGTTCTGGTCGATCGTCATGCATCGCAAATCCCGCGGCGCCGTGCCCGCCAAGTTCCATGAAAACCTCTCGGTCGAGATTGCCTGGACCGTCATACCTCTGGTCATCCTGGTTGGGATGGCCATCCCCGCGACCCGCACGCTGATCGAAATCTACGACGCCGAAGAAGCCGATGTAGACATCATGATCACCGGCTACCAATGGCGCTGGCAGTATCGCTACCTGGGCGAGGACATCAGCTTCTTCAGCACCATGTCCACCCCGCGAGACGCCATCGGCAACACCATGCAGAAAGGTGAAAACTACCTGCTTGAGGTTGATGAGCCGATGGTCATTCCGGCTGGTCAGAAAGTCCGCTTCCTGATCACTGCCTCGGACGTGATCCACTCCTGGTGGGTGCCGGATCTGGCGGTCAAGAAAGACGCCATCCCCGGCTTCATCAACGAAGCCTGGACCCGTGTCGATGAGCCTGGGATCTACCGTGGCCAGTGCACCGAGCTATGCGGCCGTGACCACGCCTTCATGCCTGTGGTGGTCGAGGTCAAGAGCGAGGAAGACTACGCCACCTGGCTGGCCGAGAAGAAGGAACTGGCCGCTCGCGAAGCCGAGCTGCGCGACAAGGAATGGACCCTGGAAGAGCTGGTCGAGCGTGGCGAAGGCGTCTATTCCAACGCCTGCGCATCCTGTCACCAGCCTGGCGGCGAAGGCATTCCACCGATGTTCCCGGCGCTCAAGGGCAGCGACATAGCCACCACCAACATTCCCGCGCACATCGACATCGTGGTCAACGGCAAGCCCGGCACCGCCATGGCCGCCTATGGCAAGCAACTCTCGGAAGTCGACATCGCCGCGGTCATCACCTACGAACGCAACGCCTGGGGTAACGATACCGGCGAGATGGTGACGCCGCTGGAAATCCTCGAATTCAAAGAAGGCCAATAG
- a CDS encoding SURF1 family protein produces the protein MIRRFAPGWPMWVFVGAFLPLLVVLGFWQLERAEEKREMQARIDQGRAQTPSSLTELATGEDVAWRRIRLKGQFDVEHAWILDNRTRSGRAGVEVLQPFYDELSGQWVIVNRGWLPWRDRSQRPIVETPEETVTLTVEALPEPGRGFELPDGADRPGWPKLIVRVDPSRLYEQLDLDGPGWIARVTDGGPGALRLEWPGLPMTSAKHIGYAVQWFALAAALLVLFIWAGLRPDSEGTIPHGKS, from the coding sequence ATGATCCGGCGGTTCGCGCCCGGCTGGCCGATGTGGGTTTTCGTTGGTGCCTTCCTCCCACTGCTCGTGGTGCTGGGTTTCTGGCAGCTCGAGCGCGCCGAGGAAAAGCGCGAAATGCAGGCGCGCATAGACCAAGGACGCGCCCAGACGCCCAGCAGCCTGACTGAACTTGCCACTGGCGAGGACGTTGCCTGGCGGAGGATTCGGCTGAAGGGTCAATTCGATGTCGAACATGCCTGGATACTGGATAACCGCACCCGTAGCGGTCGCGCCGGAGTCGAGGTACTGCAGCCTTTCTACGATGAACTGTCCGGGCAATGGGTGATCGTCAACCGCGGCTGGTTGCCGTGGCGCGATCGCAGTCAGCGGCCGATCGTGGAGACGCCCGAGGAAACGGTGACTCTGACAGTAGAGGCGTTGCCCGAGCCCGGACGCGGCTTCGAATTACCCGACGGGGCCGACCGACCGGGCTGGCCCAAGCTGATCGTGCGCGTCGATCCCTCGCGCCTGTACGAGCAACTCGACCTGGATGGCCCGGGCTGGATCGCAAGAGTCACCGATGGCGGCCCCGGCGCCCTGCGCCTGGAGTGGCCCGGCTTGCCAATGACCTCCGCCAAGCATATTGGCTATGCGGTTCAATGGTTCGCGCTGGCCGCCGCCCTGCTCGTTCTGTTCATCTGGGCCGGCTTGCGGCCCGACTCGGAAGGAACCATCCCACATGGAAAATCATAA
- a CDS encoding YheV family putative zinc ribbon protein, whose translation MSEDVIVKRFIAGAVCPACSAMDTIKMYEVEGVPHRECIACGFADTLDVRGNSVPREIPTRVTTAKPAQPSTSQTVQFFPNPKLKKP comes from the coding sequence ATGAGCGAGGACGTGATCGTCAAGCGCTTCATCGCCGGCGCGGTCTGCCCGGCATGCAGCGCGATGGACACCATCAAGATGTACGAAGTCGAGGGCGTGCCGCATCGCGAGTGCATCGCCTGCGGCTTCGCCGATACGCTGGACGTCCGCGGCAATTCCGTACCGAGGGAAATCCCCACGCGCGTCACGACAGCCAAGCCGGCCCAGCCGTCGACATCGCAGACGGTGCAGTTTTTTCCCAATCCCAAGCTGAAAAAGCCCTGA
- the ctaD gene encoding cytochrome c oxidase subunit I encodes MSAVIDHHADHAHGPAKGLMRWVLTTNHKDIGSMYLWFSFAMFLMGGTMAMVIRAELFQPGLQLVAPEFFNQMTTMHGLIMVFGAVMPAFVGLANWMIPMMIGAPDMALPRMNNFSFWLLPAAFGLLASTLLMEGGGPNFGWTFYAPLSTTYAPPSVTFFIFAIHLAGISSIMGAINIVATILNLRAPGMTLMKMPLFVWTWLITAFLLVAVMPVLAGVVTMMLMDIHFGTSFFNAAGGGDPVMFQHVFWFFGHPEVYIMILPAFGAVSMIIPAFARKPLFGYTSMVYATAAIAFLSFVVWAHHMFTVGIPLTGELFFMYATMLIAVPTGVKVFNWVSTMWRGSLTFEAPMLFSIAFVILFTIGGFSGLMLAIAPADFQYHDTYFVVAHFHYVLVPGAIFGIFASAYYWLPKWTGHMYDEILAKTHFWMSFVGMNLAFFPMHFIGLAGMPRRIPDYNMMFANFNMVSSIGAFMFGATQLLFLYIVIKCIRGGPKAAAKPWDGAEGLEWTVPSPAPYHTFTTPPEVK; translated from the coding sequence ATGAGTGCAGTGATCGATCATCACGCCGACCATGCGCATGGTCCGGCAAAAGGCTTGATGCGTTGGGTACTGACCACCAACCACAAGGACATCGGCAGCATGTACCTGTGGTTCAGCTTCGCCATGTTCCTGATGGGCGGAACCATGGCCATGGTCATCCGCGCCGAGCTGTTCCAACCCGGTCTGCAATTGGTAGCGCCGGAATTCTTCAACCAGATGACCACCATGCACGGTCTGATCATGGTGTTCGGCGCGGTCATGCCGGCGTTCGTCGGCCTGGCCAACTGGATGATCCCGATGATGATCGGGGCGCCGGACATGGCGTTGCCGCGGATGAACAACTTCAGCTTCTGGCTGTTGCCTGCGGCTTTCGGCCTGCTGGCGTCGACGCTGCTGATGGAAGGCGGCGGCCCGAACTTCGGCTGGACCTTCTACGCGCCGCTGTCGACCACCTATGCGCCACCCAGCGTTACCTTCTTCATCTTCGCCATTCACCTGGCCGGCATCAGCTCGATCATGGGCGCGATCAACATCGTCGCGACCATCCTCAACCTGCGCGCGCCGGGCATGACTCTGATGAAGATGCCGCTGTTCGTCTGGACCTGGCTGATCACCGCGTTTCTGCTGGTGGCGGTGATGCCGGTACTGGCGGGCGTGGTGACCATGATGCTGATGGACATCCACTTCGGTACCAGTTTCTTCAACGCTGCTGGCGGCGGTGATCCGGTAATGTTCCAGCACGTATTCTGGTTCTTCGGTCATCCCGAGGTGTACATCATGATCCTGCCGGCGTTCGGCGCGGTGAGCATGATCATCCCGGCTTTCGCCCGCAAGCCGCTGTTCGGCTACACCTCGATGGTCTACGCCACTGCGGCGATTGCATTCCTGTCGTTCGTGGTTTGGGCGCACCACATGTTCACCGTCGGCATCCCGCTGACCGGCGAGCTGTTCTTCATGTACGCCACCATGCTGATCGCCGTACCCACCGGCGTGAAGGTGTTCAACTGGGTGAGCACCATGTGGCGCGGGTCGCTGACCTTCGAGGCGCCGATGCTGTTCTCGATCGCCTTCGTGATCCTGTTCACCATCGGCGGCTTCTCTGGCCTGATGCTGGCGATCGCTCCGGCAGACTTCCAGTACCACGATACCTACTTCGTGGTGGCGCACTTCCACTACGTGCTGGTACCTGGAGCAATCTTCGGCATCTTCGCCTCGGCCTACTACTGGCTACCCAAGTGGACCGGCCACATGTACGACGAAATCCTCGCCAAGACGCATTTCTGGATGAGCTTCGTCGGCATGAACCTGGCCTTTTTCCCCATGCACTTCATCGGGCTGGCCGGCATGCCGCGACGGATTCCGGACTACAACATGATGTTCGCCAACTTCAACATGGTGTCATCGATCGGCGCGTTCATGTTCGGCGCCACGCAGTTGCTGTTCCTCTACATCGTGATCAAGTGCATCCGCGGCGGACCGAAAGCTGCAGCCAAGCCGTGGGATGGCGCCGAAGGCCTGGAATGGACGGTTCCTTCGCCGGCGCCGTATCACACCTTCACCACACCGCCTGAAGTGAAGTAG
- a CDS encoding SCO family protein — MSGVQKTVWVILAVIALILGLLLFKMTRSPALDAEQLSQAGIFMFDTPRSIPDVHLQAAGGGEWTEEQLRGQWDLLFFGYTFCPDVCPTTLAELRQLIADLPEEARNHQLHVTLISVDPERDTPERLREYLDYFNPEFSGATGEPEQLEKLAAALSVAYIEPDTSQQDYLVDHSGQVILVDPEGRYVGFLRAPLQRESVARYLPQLIAR, encoded by the coding sequence ATGAGCGGCGTACAGAAGACCGTCTGGGTCATCCTCGCGGTCATTGCGCTGATCCTTGGCCTGCTGCTGTTCAAGATGACCCGATCGCCCGCGCTTGACGCGGAGCAGCTATCGCAAGCCGGCATCTTTATGTTCGACACGCCCCGGTCCATTCCGGACGTCCATCTGCAGGCCGCTGGCGGCGGCGAGTGGACCGAGGAACAACTGCGCGGCCAATGGGATTTGCTGTTCTTCGGCTACACCTTCTGTCCGGACGTCTGCCCCACCACGCTGGCCGAGCTGCGTCAGCTGATCGCCGACCTGCCCGAGGAGGCACGCAACCACCAGCTGCACGTCACGCTGATCAGCGTCGACCCGGAGCGCGACACCCCCGAGCGGCTGCGTGAATATCTGGATTATTTCAATCCCGAATTCAGCGGTGCGACGGGAGAGCCCGAGCAACTCGAGAAGCTTGCCGCCGCCCTGTCGGTTGCCTACATCGAGCCGGACACGTCGCAACAGGATTATCTGGTCGACCACAGCGGCCAGGTCATCCTGGTCGACCCGGAAGGCCGCTACGTCGGATTTCTCCGCGCGCCCCTGCAACGCGAGTCGGTTGCCCGATACCTGCCCCAGCTGATAGCGCGCTAG
- the cyoE gene encoding heme o synthase, translating to MRSLTNTARLQAGWRDYLELTKPKVVALMIITSAIGMLLATEGAVPWTILLAGNLGIALCAGSAAAINHVVDRRIDLHMARTQRRPLAQGRVNPLNAVLFAMLLGVAGMVILLQWVNAITAWLTLGSLLGYAVIYTSFLKRATPQNIVIGGLAGAAPPLLGWTAVTGQIDAEGLLLVLIIFAWTPPHFWALAIHRKAEYAKVDIPMLPVTHGERYTKLHILLYTLILLAVSLLPYVIQMSGPLYLVAALVLGIRFLDWAWALWRDSRPHVAIKTFKYSLWYLLWLFVALLVDHYASIAGWL from the coding sequence ATGCGGAGCTTGACCAATACAGCCCGACTACAGGCGGGCTGGCGCGACTATCTGGAGCTGACCAAGCCCAAAGTCGTTGCGCTGATGATCATCACCTCGGCCATCGGGATGCTGCTGGCTACCGAGGGCGCCGTGCCCTGGACCATTCTGCTCGCCGGTAATCTTGGTATTGCCTTGTGCGCCGGATCGGCCGCCGCTATCAACCACGTGGTGGACCGGCGCATAGACCTGCATATGGCTCGAACCCAGCGGCGACCGCTGGCACAGGGCCGGGTCAATCCGCTCAATGCGGTGTTGTTCGCCATGTTGCTCGGCGTAGCCGGCATGGTCATTCTCCTGCAATGGGTCAATGCCATTACCGCCTGGCTGACGTTGGGATCGCTGCTCGGTTACGCGGTGATCTACACCTCGTTTCTGAAACGTGCCACACCGCAGAACATCGTCATCGGCGGTCTCGCCGGCGCCGCACCACCCCTGCTGGGCTGGACCGCTGTCACCGGCCAGATCGATGCCGAAGGCCTGCTGCTGGTGCTGATCATCTTCGCCTGGACGCCGCCGCATTTCTGGGCGCTGGCGATACACCGCAAGGCGGAGTATGCCAAGGTCGACATTCCGATGCTGCCCGTCACGCACGGCGAGCGCTACACCAAGCTGCACATCCTGCTCTACACACTGATATTGCTGGCGGTGAGTCTGCTGCCCTACGTCATCCAGATGAGCGGTCCGTTGTATCTGGTCGCTGCGTTGGTACTGGGCATTCGTTTCCTCGACTGGGCCTGGGCCTTGTGGCGCGACAGTCGCCCACATGTGGCGATCAAGACGTTCAAGTATTCACTCTGGTACCTGCTGTGGCTCTTCGTTGCGTTGCTGGTTGATCATTACGCCAGTATCGCTGGTTGGCTATGA